A window from Zingiber officinale cultivar Zhangliang chromosome 7A, Zo_v1.1, whole genome shotgun sequence encodes these proteins:
- the LOC122001295 gene encoding uncharacterized protein LOC122001295 isoform X1, protein MWCFEETIMAESPSLIAYKVVFCALGCFMLATLVYTMVTDGSPFRVELLTPWMIATLIDFYVNVVAIAVWVVYKESTWIKALMWVVLLVCFGSVATCAYITLKLFNISSQDPKISLRQLLLREDHDCHAKCSSIILGRVVFSTLGVFVLAVVVYTVATDGLPFRMDLLTPWMAATLIDFYINVLVISVWVVHKEPTWISAFIWICLLICFGSITTCAYIVIQLFRLSLQEPMYKVLSSTQAKLGSTSSSKYKE, encoded by the exons ATGTGGTGTTTTGAAG AGACGATCATGGCGGAATCTCCGAGCTTGATAGCCTACAAAGTTGTGTTTTGTGCATTGGGATGTTTCATGTTGGCTACCCTCGTCTACACTATGGTGACTGATGGTTCGCCTTTTCGAGTCGAGCTCTTGACACC GTGGATGATTGCAACTTTGATAGACTTCTATGTCAATGTTGTTGCTATAGCA GTTTGGGTTGTCTACAAAGAATCAACTTGGATAAAAGCACTTATGTGGGTGGTTCTTTTAGTATGTTTTGGCAG TGTGGCTACTTGTGCTTATATTACCCTGAAGCTGTTCAATATTTCATCTCAAGATCCAAAAATTTCTCTGAGACAACTTTTGTTGAG GGAGGATCATGACTGTCATGCAAAATGCTCATCTATTATTCTTGGGAGAGTTGTTTTTAGCACCTTGGGTGTATTTGTGTTAGCAGTTGTTGTTTATACTGTAGCAACAGATGGACTTCCTTTTCGAATGGACTTGTTGACACC GTGGATGGCTGCTACCTTAATTGACTTCTACATTAATGTCCTTGTTATATCA GTATGGGTTGTTCATAAGGAGCCAACATggatatctgcatttatttggatTTGCTTGTTGATTTGCTTTGGCAG CATCACAACGTGTGCTTATATCGTCATTCAACTTTTTCGGCTCTCCTTGCAAGAACCAATGTACAAGGTTTTATCTAGCACTCAAGCCAAACTTGGAAGTACATCATCCTCAAA GTACAAAGAATAG
- the LOC122001295 gene encoding uncharacterized protein LOC122001295 isoform X2 yields the protein MWCFEETIMAESPSLIAYKVVFCALGCFMLATLVYTMVTDGSPFRVELLTPWMIATLIDFYVNVVAIAVWVVYKESTWIKALMWVVLLVCFGSVATCAYITLKLFNISSQDPKISLRQLLLREDHDCHAKCSSIILGRVVFSTLGVFVLAVVVYTVATDGLPFRMDLLTPWMAATLIDFYINVLVISVWVVHKEPTWISAFIWICLLICFGSITTCAYIVIQLFRLSLQEPMYKVLSSTQAKLGSTSSSK from the exons ATGTGGTGTTTTGAAG AGACGATCATGGCGGAATCTCCGAGCTTGATAGCCTACAAAGTTGTGTTTTGTGCATTGGGATGTTTCATGTTGGCTACCCTCGTCTACACTATGGTGACTGATGGTTCGCCTTTTCGAGTCGAGCTCTTGACACC GTGGATGATTGCAACTTTGATAGACTTCTATGTCAATGTTGTTGCTATAGCA GTTTGGGTTGTCTACAAAGAATCAACTTGGATAAAAGCACTTATGTGGGTGGTTCTTTTAGTATGTTTTGGCAG TGTGGCTACTTGTGCTTATATTACCCTGAAGCTGTTCAATATTTCATCTCAAGATCCAAAAATTTCTCTGAGACAACTTTTGTTGAG GGAGGATCATGACTGTCATGCAAAATGCTCATCTATTATTCTTGGGAGAGTTGTTTTTAGCACCTTGGGTGTATTTGTGTTAGCAGTTGTTGTTTATACTGTAGCAACAGATGGACTTCCTTTTCGAATGGACTTGTTGACACC GTGGATGGCTGCTACCTTAATTGACTTCTACATTAATGTCCTTGTTATATCA GTATGGGTTGTTCATAAGGAGCCAACATggatatctgcatttatttggatTTGCTTGTTGATTTGCTTTGGCAG CATCACAACGTGTGCTTATATCGTCATTCAACTTTTTCGGCTCTCCTTGCAAGAACCAATGTACAAGGTTTTATCTAGCACTCAAGCCAAACTTGGAAGTACATCATCCTCAAAGTAA
- the LOC122001295 gene encoding uncharacterized protein LOC122001295 isoform X3 — protein MAESPSLIAYKVVFCALGCFMLATLVYTMVTDGSPFRVELLTPWMIATLIDFYVNVVAIAVWVVYKESTWIKALMWVVLLVCFGSVATCAYITLKLFNISSQDPKISLRQLLLREDHDCHAKCSSIILGRVVFSTLGVFVLAVVVYTVATDGLPFRMDLLTPWMAATLIDFYINVLVISVWVVHKEPTWISAFIWICLLICFGSITTCAYIVIQLFRLSLQEPMYKVLSSTQAKLGSTSSSK, from the exons ATGGCGGAATCTCCGAGCTTGATAGCCTACAAAGTTGTGTTTTGTGCATTGGGATGTTTCATGTTGGCTACCCTCGTCTACACTATGGTGACTGATGGTTCGCCTTTTCGAGTCGAGCTCTTGACACC GTGGATGATTGCAACTTTGATAGACTTCTATGTCAATGTTGTTGCTATAGCA GTTTGGGTTGTCTACAAAGAATCAACTTGGATAAAAGCACTTATGTGGGTGGTTCTTTTAGTATGTTTTGGCAG TGTGGCTACTTGTGCTTATATTACCCTGAAGCTGTTCAATATTTCATCTCAAGATCCAAAAATTTCTCTGAGACAACTTTTGTTGAG GGAGGATCATGACTGTCATGCAAAATGCTCATCTATTATTCTTGGGAGAGTTGTTTTTAGCACCTTGGGTGTATTTGTGTTAGCAGTTGTTGTTTATACTGTAGCAACAGATGGACTTCCTTTTCGAATGGACTTGTTGACACC GTGGATGGCTGCTACCTTAATTGACTTCTACATTAATGTCCTTGTTATATCA GTATGGGTTGTTCATAAGGAGCCAACATggatatctgcatttatttggatTTGCTTGTTGATTTGCTTTGGCAG CATCACAACGTGTGCTTATATCGTCATTCAACTTTTTCGGCTCTCCTTGCAAGAACCAATGTACAAGGTTTTATCTAGCACTCAAGCCAAACTTGGAAGTACATCATCCTCAAAGTAA